Part of the Catalinimonas alkaloidigena genome is shown below.
ATTTGAAGGTTCATTTGAAGCATTTTATAATACAAAGCTTCCATCATCCCGTACAGGTATCAAGGGGGGGGGGGCGCTTAATGTGTCCGTTCCTTACCTGATTGATAGAGATGGCACCATTTACCAGCTCATGCCTGATACAGTTTTTGCCCGCCATGTCATTGGCCTTAACCATACTGCCATAGGCATTGAAAATGTAGGAGATGGTGATCAGCATCCCTTGACCGAAGCGCAGTACCAGGCTAATAAAGACCTTATCAAGCACCTGGCAAATAAGTATGACATTGACTACCTCATCGGGCACCACGAATACCAGCGATTTAAAACCCATCCCCTTTGGCTGGAGAAAGACCCTGATTATCTTACTGAAAAGGATGATCCGGGAGATGAATTTATGAACAGGCTGCGTGCTGATCTCGGTGACCTAAACTTAAAGTCTCTACCCCTTCAAGACAATATCCAACAGGGTATACAAGGAAAAGTCATCTGGCGGGCAGGAAACCTGATGCCCGACATCCAAAATGATGACATTCCTTCACCTGAAAAGCAGGGAGAAGGTATAGCCAGGACGGTCTATATTTATGATCTTACTGATCGTAATGAAGCAGTGTATCAGAATGGTTTCTTTACTGAAGTAAATGAAGCGTTGATTGAAAAAGTAACAAGCGATGAAAACGGATATTTTTCTGTAGCTCTAGCTCCCGGTAGTTATTCTATTCTTATAGAAGAAGAACAGGGGCTGTATGCCAATTTTTTTGACGGCGAAGGTAATATTCATCCGGTACAGGTATACCCGGATAGCGTCAGCCATATAGATGTTATAGTAGATTACAAAGCCGCTTATTAACTTTTTTAGCAGCGGATTCACCAGATAGTGTGATAAGCTATCCTAGCTTTTGTAAACCATCTTGGCATGGGCTTGTTTTTTAGCAATCTGAGGTAAGATTGTAGGGGTATTGAAAAAAAAATATAGTGCTTTTATAACCATTTGACCATCAAATCATTAGAAAAGTAACAATATATTTTATTAAATATTTTTTAATATAACTTTATTCATAAAAATCATTTTTTAGTTATATCCACAGCTTTATATATTATCACAACTAATAAGTCTATCAAAATAAACCCTATGTGAAGAATGAAAATAAATCAAATTTTTCTTTGGAAAGACGCTATTTACTTTTGAGCTCATAGACTTTTGGGTTCTCTATGAGCTCTCTCTGAAGTAATCATACCGCAACTACTTTCACTATGGAAAATATAGAGCAAGTAATCTTAGAAAACACTCTTGTAGGATATTGGGATTGGAATATCGCCGAAAACACCAAATACCTGAGTCCTCAATTTAAATCCATGCTTGGCTACGAGGATCATGAGTTACCAAATAGCCCTGAGACATGGGAAACACTTATTTTTCCTGAAGATTTGGTGCGTGTATCAAAAATTTACCATGGACATACAAAAAGTAAGGGGAAAATTCCCTATAAGTCCGAGGTAAGATATAAGCATAAAAATGGTTCAACGGTATGGGTGGTCTGCACAGGAAGGGTAATAGAGTGGGACGAAGATGACAAGCCTGTTAGAATGGTTGGCTGTTATATTGATATTACCCTACAAAAAGCAGCAGAAAAAAAACTCAAAACCCAGAATAATAGATTCCAGAGTATTTTAGCAGGTACTAATAGCGGCACGTGGGAATGGAACGTTCAAACAGGAGACACAATTTTCAATGAACGTTGGGCAGAAATCATTGGATACACCCTTGAGGAACTTCAACCTGTATCCATTGAGACCTGGCTTAAACATACTCATCCTGATGATCTAAAGCGCTCGGGAGAATTACTGGAAGATCACTTCGTCGGCAAAACAGATTTTTACGAGTGTGAATGCAGAATGCTGCATAAAAATGGGCATTGGGTGTGGGTCCTGGATAGAGGCAAAGTAATTAGCTGGACCCTAGATGGTAAACCTCTGTGGATGGCTGGCTCTCATCAGGAAATTACCGAACGAAAAAACAATGAGGCCCAACTAGAAAAGTACAAATACCTATTAGGCAAAGCCAATCAGGTAGCTAAAATTGGAACCTGGGAAATTGACTTTAAGAAGAACAGGCCTATATGGAATGAGGGAACTCGTAAAATTCATGAAGTAGATGCGCATTACCAGCCCGATATGGAAACTGCCATCTTGTTTTATCCGGAAGGTGAGCAGCGTGATAAAATTACTGATGCGGTAAAAAAAGCCATCAATGAGGGCCTTCCTTTTGACCTTGAACTTCAAATTCTTACCGCTAAAAATAACCTGATATGGGTAAGGGCCATCGGAATTCCCGATTTTGAAAATATGAAGTGCAGAAGGCTGTATGGTATTTTTCAGGATATCGATGAGCAAAAAAAATCAACCCTCAAGCTAACACGAAGCGAGGAACAGTTTAGACAAACCTTTACGCATGCAGCTATTGGTATGGCACTGGTCTCAACGGAAGGAAAGTGGTTACAAGTGAACAAGCAAGTCTGCGATATGCTTGGCTACACTGAAGAGGAATTACTGCAAAAAACCTTTCAGGATATCACGCATCCTGATGACCTTGATATTGACCTCAGCTACGTACAGCAAATGCTCGACAATGAAATAAGCTCTTACCAAATGGAGAAGCGGTATTTTCATAAAAACGGCGGTATTGTCTGGGGTTTGTTGGCTGTTTCTCTGGTAAAAGACGGAGAGGGTAATCCTTTACATTTTGTCTCACAGATACAAGATATTTCTGAGCTTAAAAAAGCCTATAAGCAACTTGAAGAATCCGTCAGTCTTGTAAAAGAACAGAATGACAGGCTTATCAATTTTGCGCATATTGTTTCGCATAACTTAAGGTCACATACGGGCAACCTGGAAATGATGCTGAAGTTTCTGAGCATGGAAACCGATGAGGAAGAGAAAAAGATTTTACTGGAAAATATTACCGGTATTTCCTCTTCTCTTTCTGAAACCATCACCTACCTGACAGAAGTGGTGCGTATTCAAACGGATGTTGACGGACAAAAAGAGTCACTGAACCTGAAGCATTTTCTTGACAAGACGATCAATACCCTGAGTGCGGATTTACGGAAAACTGATGGAGAGATTGTGGTAAGCGTAGATGAAGAGACAGAAATCATCTTTAACTCAGCTTATCTTGACAGCGTACTGTTAAACTTTTTGAGTAACGCACTGAAATACAGGCACCCTAAACGTAAACCTCACATAAAAATCTGGACAGAAAAACAAGATGATTATCTCATACTTTCTATTGCCGACAATGGCAGAGGAATAGATCTGGATAAGTACGGAGCAAAACTTTTTGGCCTATATAAGACCTTCCATGAGCATCAGGATGCCCGGGGCGTAGGGCTTTTTATCACAAAAAACCAGATAGAAGCCATGGGGGGCAAAGTAAGCGTAGAAAGCACTATTAATATTGGAACAACCTTTAGAATATATTTTTGCTATGAAAAAAATAAAGCTTGCGTGCATCATTGACGACGATACTATTTATGTATATGGCGTAAAGAAGTTGATGAAAATAGTAGACTTCTGTGAAAACACATTGGT
Proteins encoded:
- a CDS encoding PAS domain-containing sensor histidine kinase, whose translation is MENIEQVILENTLVGYWDWNIAENTKYLSPQFKSMLGYEDHELPNSPETWETLIFPEDLVRVSKIYHGHTKSKGKIPYKSEVRYKHKNGSTVWVVCTGRVIEWDEDDKPVRMVGCYIDITLQKAAEKKLKTQNNRFQSILAGTNSGTWEWNVQTGDTIFNERWAEIIGYTLEELQPVSIETWLKHTHPDDLKRSGELLEDHFVGKTDFYECECRMLHKNGHWVWVLDRGKVISWTLDGKPLWMAGSHQEITERKNNEAQLEKYKYLLGKANQVAKIGTWEIDFKKNRPIWNEGTRKIHEVDAHYQPDMETAILFYPEGEQRDKITDAVKKAINEGLPFDLELQILTAKNNLIWVRAIGIPDFENMKCRRLYGIFQDIDEQKKSTLKLTRSEEQFRQTFTHAAIGMALVSTEGKWLQVNKQVCDMLGYTEEELLQKTFQDITHPDDLDIDLSYVQQMLDNEISSYQMEKRYFHKNGGIVWGLLAVSLVKDGEGNPLHFVSQIQDISELKKAYKQLEESVSLVKEQNDRLINFAHIVSHNLRSHTGNLEMMLKFLSMETDEEEKKILLENITGISSSLSETITYLTEVVRIQTDVDGQKESLNLKHFLDKTINTLSADLRKTDGEIVVSVDEETEIIFNSAYLDSVLLNFLSNALKYRHPKRKPHIKIWTEKQDDYLILSIADNGRGIDLDKYGAKLFGLYKTFHEHQDARGVGLFITKNQIEAMGGKVSVESTINIGTTFRIYFCYEKNKACVHH
- a CDS encoding peptidoglycan recognition family protein codes for the protein MRIPYFLLLLLPFCNYSCASSQSLDIVDKPIIFDEERKALSLEYMRSHYGIEAEEPVIEPSMIVVHWTAIPTFEGSFEAFYNTKLPSSRTGIKGGGALNVSVPYLIDRDGTIYQLMPDTVFARHVIGLNHTAIGIENVGDGDQHPLTEAQYQANKDLIKHLANKYDIDYLIGHHEYQRFKTHPLWLEKDPDYLTEKDDPGDEFMNRLRADLGDLNLKSLPLQDNIQQGIQGKVIWRAGNLMPDIQNDDIPSPEKQGEGIARTVYIYDLTDRNEAVYQNGFFTEVNEALIEKVTSDENGYFSVALAPGSYSILIEEEQGLYANFFDGEGNIHPVQVYPDSVSHIDVIVDYKAAY